Proteins found in one Ctenopharyngodon idella isolate HZGC_01 chromosome 16, HZGC01, whole genome shotgun sequence genomic segment:
- the LOC127496902 gene encoding 1-phosphatidylinositol phosphodiesterase-like codes for MLLLHSSQQKQVFNDEDTLNLPANYAVGWMKTLDDEKLISTMTIPGTHDSMALHGGPLAKCQAWSPENQLKAGIRYFDLRVSGLGLIIMHGPICQFITLSSVLKKIRAFLDDFSKEIVLVRVKPVFPMKGKVPKLVENMIKNATDIWVKPSVPRIGEVRGKIVFVQKDSFKLGIILSETDQKGDYIVTDVKVKEEKIKKHLEEAAEQCSKGTGLSLSYSSGTSLPKSIKFLPNALAKEINPWLYDHLKEEFKKKPKPCFGIIAMDFPGFDLIQMVIKFNRPT; via the exons ATGCTGCT GCTGCACAGCAGTCAACAAAAACAAGTGTTTAATGATGAGGACACTCTCAATCTCCCTGCAAATTATGCAGTTGGCTGGATGAAAACTCTGGATGATGAAAAGTTAATTTCTACCATGACCATTCCTGGTACCCATGATTCCATGGCTCTTCATGGAGGACCACTAGCTAAATGTCAGGCATGGTCACCAGAGAACCAGTTAAAGGCCGGGATACGATACTTCGACTTGAGAGTGTCTGGCTTAGGATTAATAATTATGCATGGACCGATTTGCCAATTTATAACATTGTCAAGCGTTCTCAAAAAAATTAGGGCATTTTTAGATGATTTCAGTAAGGAGATAGTGCTTGTCAGAGTTAAGCCCGTTTTTCCTATGAAGGGAAAAGTTCCGAAGTTAGttgaaaacatgattaaaaatgcTACAGATATCTGGGTTAAGCCGTCAGTTCCGAGGATTGGTGAAGTAAGAGGAaagattgtttttgttcagaaaGACAGCTTTAAGTTAGGCATTATTTTGTCTGAAACTGACCAAAAAGGAGACTATATAGTAACTGATGTTAAAGTCAAAGAGGAAAAGATTAAAAAGCATCTGGAAGAAGCTGCTGAACAATGTAGTAAAGGTACTGGTCTGAGTCTGAGCTACTCGAGTGGCACGAGCTTGCCTAAGTCTATTAAATTTTTGCCAAATGCATTGGCAAAGGAAATCAATCCTTGGTTGTATGATCATCTTAAAGAGGAATTTAAAAAGAAACCCAAGCCTTGTTTTGGGATCATAGCCATGGACTTTCCAGGTTTTGACTTGATTCAAATGGTCATCAAATTCAATAGGCCTACCTAA
- the tmem176l.4 gene encoding transmembrane protein 176l.4 — translation MNVRQPGHHTIIRSSMSLTVSQGEGLTVITITSNPKSKWPVLCQILGFLCNSPGCFAPQHMKGNLKDVHIALGFLVAGIVCILGTKFTSSCLVVKDPELHKPLLEDDTAAPA, via the exons CGCAGCAGCATGTCTCTGACAGTGTCTCAGGGTGAGGGTTTGACAGTCATCACCATCACCTCAAACCCAAAGAGCAAATGGCCCGTACTGTGTCAGATTCTGGGTTTTCTGTGTAACAGTCCAGGGTGTTTTGCACCTCAGCATATGAAAGGGAATCTGAAGGACGTCCACATAGCACTTGGA TTCCTTGTAGCTGGAATTGTGTGTATTCTTGGAACCAAGTTTACCAGTTCTTGTCTG GTGGTGAAGGATCCAGAACTTCACAAGCCTCTCCTGGAAGACGACACTGCCGCTCCTGCGTGA
- the LOC127496901 gene encoding 1-phosphatidylinositol phosphodiesterase-like has translation MAVPVKILCILMLLLHKSTHPQVFNDEDTLNLPANYAVGWMETLDDEKLISTMTIPGTHDSIALHGGLLAKCQAWSPENQLKAGIRYFDLRVSGLGLIIMHGPIYQFTTLPRVLKIIRAFLDDFSKETVLVRVKPVFLMTEKVQNLVENMIKNATDIWVKPSVPRIGEVRGKIVFVQKDSFKLGIMLSETDKEKDYIVTDVKVKEEKIKKHLEVAADQCRTGTALSLSYSSGTSLGKLSMKIFHFWPKKLAKRINPWLYKHLEKEFEKNPKPCFGIIAMDFPGFDLIQKVIKFNRPT, from the exons ATGGCAGTTCCTGTGAAAATTCTGTGTATCCTGATGCTGCT ACTGCACAAGAGTACTCATCCACAAGTGTTTAATGATGAGGACACTCTCAATCTCCCTGCAAATTATGCAGTTGGCTGGATGGAAACTCTGGATGATGAAAAGTTAATTTCTACCATGACCATTCCTGGTACCCATGATTCCATAGCTCTTCATGGAGGACTACTAGCTAAATGTCAGGCATGGTCACCAGAGAACCAGTTAAAGGCCGGGATACGATACTTCGACTTGAGAGTGTCTGGCTTAGGATTAATAATTATGCATGGACCGATTTACCAATTTACAACATTGCCAAGAGTTCTCAAAATAATCAGGGCATTTTTAGATGATTTCAGTAAGGAGACAGTGCTTGTCAGAGTTAAGCCTGTTTTTCTTATGACGGAAAAAGTTCAGAATTTAGttgaaaacatgattaaaaatgcTACAGATATCTGGGTTAAGCCGTCAGTTCCGAGGATTGGTGAAGTAAGAGGAaagattgtttttgttcagaaaGACAGCTTTAAGCTAGGCATTATGTTGTCTGAAACTGACAAAGAAAAAGACTATATAGTAACTGATGTTAAAGTCAAAGAGGAAAAGATTAAAAAGCATCTGGAAGTAGCTGCCGATCAATGTAGAACAGGTACTGCTCTGAGTCTGAGCTACTCGAGTGGCACGAGCTTAGGTAAGCTTTCAATGAAGATTTTTCATTTCTGGCCAAAAAAATTGGCAAAGCGAATCAATCCTTGGTTGTATAAACATCTTGAAAAGGAATTTGAAAAGAATCCCAAGCCTTGTTTTGGGATCATAGCCATGGACTTTCCAGGTTTTGACTTGATTCAAAAGGTCATCAAATTCAATAGGCCTACCTAG